A single region of the Halobacterium wangiae genome encodes:
- a CDS encoding SDR family oxidoreductase — protein MDSERVAIVTAAGSGIGEACARRLADDGYTPVLLSKSGAAVDVAEELGGVGFEGSVTDPDDIAALVDAAVERYGRVDAVVNSTGHPPTGDLLDITDEEWHGGLDLVLLNVVRMARLVTPVMREQGGGAIVNISTFSAFEPSAEFPVSSVLRAGLGSFTKLYADRYAADGVRMNNVLPGFTDSWPIDDETAAEIPMGRAAETSEIADAVAYLASSDASYVTGQNLRVDGGLTDSV, from the coding sequence ATGGACTCCGAACGAGTAGCCATCGTGACGGCGGCCGGCAGCGGTATCGGCGAAGCGTGTGCGCGGCGACTGGCCGACGACGGCTACACGCCGGTGTTGCTGTCGAAGTCGGGTGCCGCCGTTGACGTCGCCGAGGAGCTCGGGGGCGTCGGCTTCGAGGGGTCGGTGACTGACCCGGACGACATCGCCGCGCTGGTCGACGCCGCGGTCGAACGGTACGGCCGCGTCGACGCCGTGGTGAACAGCACCGGTCACCCGCCGACCGGCGACCTGCTGGACATCACCGACGAGGAGTGGCACGGCGGCCTCGACCTCGTGTTGCTGAACGTCGTGCGGATGGCCAGGCTGGTGACCCCGGTCATGCGCGAGCAGGGCGGCGGCGCTATCGTGAACATCTCGACGTTCTCCGCCTTCGAGCCGAGTGCAGAGTTCCCCGTCTCCTCTGTGCTCCGGGCGGGCCTCGGGAGTTTCACGAAGCTCTACGCGGACCGGTACGCGGCCGACGGCGTCCGCATGAACAACGTGCTGCCGGGCTTCACGGACAGCTGGCCGATCGACGACGAGACGGCTGCCGAGATTCCGATGGGGCGGGCCGCAGAGACCAGCGAGATAGCCGACGCCGTGGCCTACCTCGCCTCGTCGGACGCGAGCTACGTCACGGGGCAGAATCTCCGCGTCGACGGCGGGTTGACGGACTCGGTGTAG
- a CDS encoding acyl-CoA dehydrogenase family protein, whose protein sequence is MTLQLTDSQRALRAEARRYARETIRPRAIELDQTETYPEGILEDLAEMGYGGLTISAAYGGMGEGMTELAVVVEELSAALMPVASALSLHLGVAEVLERFGSDAQRERFLPEMASYDTVGALGLSEERAGSDKLAMETTAERDGDEWLLDGHKRWITNLSHADYVLTYAKTGPDADAPRNVTAFLVPADEFDVETVWDTLGANPVKSPKATLSDVRVPDDQRVGAVGEGYVQRGELATGVNVPARAVGIARAALEDTVEYTAQREQFDHPIADFQGVTWEVGEMATNVDAARLLTLRAAATADRREASTRAYSMAKVHATEAAVENANTAMQLHGGIGYTTERHVERYLRDARLLTIAGGPNEGHRDTLSEAVYDSHVE, encoded by the coding sequence GTGACGCTCCAGCTCACCGACTCCCAGCGGGCGCTGCGCGCGGAGGCCAGGCGATACGCCCGGGAGACCATCAGACCGCGCGCCATCGAACTCGATCAGACCGAGACGTACCCCGAGGGGATCCTCGAGGACCTGGCGGAGATGGGGTACGGCGGGTTGACGATATCGGCGGCGTACGGTGGGATGGGCGAGGGGATGACCGAACTGGCGGTCGTCGTCGAGGAACTGTCGGCGGCGCTGATGCCCGTCGCGAGCGCGCTGTCGCTGCACCTCGGCGTCGCGGAGGTCCTCGAGCGGTTCGGCTCCGACGCCCAGCGCGAGCGGTTCCTCCCCGAGATGGCGTCCTACGACACCGTGGGTGCGCTCGGACTGAGCGAGGAACGCGCCGGGAGCGACAAGCTAGCGATGGAGACGACCGCCGAACGGGACGGCGACGAGTGGCTGCTGGACGGCCACAAGCGCTGGATAACGAACCTCAGCCACGCGGACTACGTGCTCACGTACGCGAAGACGGGACCGGACGCGGACGCACCGCGGAACGTCACGGCGTTCCTCGTGCCCGCCGACGAGTTCGACGTGGAGACCGTCTGGGACACGCTCGGCGCGAACCCCGTGAAGTCGCCGAAGGCAACGCTCTCCGACGTCCGCGTCCCCGACGACCAGCGCGTGGGGGCCGTCGGCGAGGGGTACGTCCAGCGGGGCGAACTCGCGACCGGCGTGAACGTCCCCGCGCGCGCCGTCGGTATCGCCCGGGCGGCCCTCGAGGACACCGTCGAGTACACGGCCCAGCGCGAGCAGTTCGACCACCCGATCGCCGACTTCCAGGGGGTCACCTGGGAGGTCGGCGAGATGGCGACGAACGTCGACGCTGCCAGACTGCTCACGCTCCGCGCCGCCGCGACGGCCGACCGGAGGGAGGCGTCGACGAGAGCGTACAGCATGGCGAAGGTGCACGCGACCGAGGCGGCCGTCGAGAACGCGAACACCGCGATGCAGCTGCACGGCGGCATCGGGTACACGACGGAGCGACACGTGGAGCGCTACCTCCGGGACGCTCGACTGTTGACTATCGCGGGCGGCCCCAACGAGGGCCACCGCGACACGCTCAGCGAGGCGGTGTACGACTCACACGTCGAGTGA
- a CDS encoding RNA-guided endonuclease InsQ/TnpB family protein, with translation MEVRRTAPVKLVVPDGRRKDLHKTARQFLYCANRAADYCWADKSYKDCITSNSKARDELYDELRGETDLTANLVQEAIRRAVQATKGCVERWKNGKRVSQPEFTSWSMLYDKRSATFYRNNVSLSTVNGRVECDFELPSDSPTPFERYVLSEEFEFRASTLQYDAADDEFYFHITMRKYDADKDGDDGDSSEVSEDAEHQTVLGIDLGVNSLAISSTGTFWQGGDYDHWTREFEKRRGEIQQRGTQAAHNALLRLGNREEAWRKQYIHTVANEIVSEAVEHDCNVIVFEDLTDIRERLPQAKWHHLWAFQRLFDYVEYKAPEQGVSVEQVRPNHTSQRCSRTDCGFTHRNNRDGEHFHCQKCGYEVNADYNAAKNIGLRYARKRQHKLRSSPTSGDGDALVDVRITGGMVNGESHRPIAGD, from the coding sequence ATGGAGGTACGACGTACCGCGCCCGTCAAACTCGTCGTTCCTGACGGGCGACGCAAGGACCTCCACAAAACCGCACGACAATTCCTTTACTGCGCCAATCGTGCCGCAGATTACTGCTGGGCGGACAAATCCTACAAGGACTGTATCACATCGAACTCCAAAGCCCGTGACGAACTCTATGACGAACTCCGCGGCGAAACTGACCTCACCGCCAACCTCGTCCAAGAAGCCATTCGACGCGCTGTCCAAGCTACGAAAGGCTGCGTCGAACGGTGGAAGAACGGCAAGCGAGTGAGCCAACCTGAGTTCACGTCGTGGAGTATGCTCTACGACAAACGGAGCGCCACGTTCTACCGGAACAACGTCTCACTCTCCACGGTCAACGGACGAGTTGAATGCGACTTCGAACTCCCTTCAGATAGTCCGACGCCATTCGAACGGTACGTGTTGTCCGAAGAGTTTGAGTTCCGTGCGAGCACGCTCCAGTATGACGCAGCGGACGACGAGTTCTATTTCCACATCACCATGCGGAAGTACGACGCTGACAAAGACGGGGACGATGGCGACTCGTCCGAGGTTTCGGAAGATGCTGAGCACCAAACAGTCCTCGGTATCGACCTCGGCGTCAACAGCCTCGCAATCTCCTCGACCGGAACGTTCTGGCAGGGAGGCGACTACGACCACTGGACTCGGGAGTTCGAAAAGCGACGGGGAGAAATCCAACAGCGCGGAACGCAAGCAGCGCACAACGCACTTCTTCGCCTCGGGAATCGCGAGGAAGCCTGGCGTAAACAGTACATCCACACCGTCGCGAACGAAATAGTGTCAGAAGCTGTCGAACACGACTGCAACGTGATCGTGTTTGAGGACTTGACCGACATTCGTGAGCGACTTCCGCAAGCGAAGTGGCACCATCTCTGGGCATTCCAACGTCTGTTTGACTACGTCGAGTACAAAGCCCCGGAACAGGGCGTCTCAGTGGAACAAGTCAGGCCGAACCATACGTCCCAACGCTGTTCCCGGACGGACTGCGGGTTCACGCACCGAAACAACCGCGACGGTGAACACTTCCACTGCCAGAAGTGTGGGTACGAGGTGAACGCAGACTACAACGCGGCGAAGAACATCGGGCTTCGGTATGCCCGGAAGCGACAACACAAACTCCGGTCCTCGCCCACGTCGGGGGACGGAGACGCACTAGTAGACGTGCGTATAACTGGTGGGATGGTGAACGGTGAGAGTCATCGGCCGATTGCTGGCGACTGA
- a CDS encoding antibiotic biosynthesis monooxygenase: MQYLLGKSEVEDFDEWKSNFEDNDSFRSEHGQQGFQVFQSVDDPNETVVLFEWDDAENARDLFQSDEMRERLVAAGLKGEPDLTFLERVDQRP; the protein is encoded by the coding sequence ATGCAATACCTCTTGGGAAAATCCGAGGTGGAAGATTTCGACGAGTGGAAATCGAACTTCGAGGACAACGATTCCTTCCGATCCGAGCACGGACAGCAGGGCTTCCAGGTCTTTCAGTCGGTGGACGATCCGAACGAGACGGTAGTCCTCTTCGAGTGGGACGACGCGGAGAACGCCCGGGACCTCTTTCAATCAGATGAGATGCGAGAGCGGCTGGTCGCCGCAGGCTTGAAAGGGGAACCCGACTTGACCTTCCTCGAACGAGTGGACCAGCGGCCGTAG
- the dinB gene encoding DNA polymerase IV: MPAGERLPGAPDRAERIVLHVDMDCFYASCERLREPELEGEPLVVGMGYEAGETIGAVATASYEAREYGVESAQAIGAALDNLPRKAEEPDDPDAGYYRPVDMDFYQEVGGEVKEILYELGDTVREVSIDEAYLDVTERTAWDVAEGFGRHVKQRIQREVGVPASVGVAPDMSTAKLASDHDKPDGLVVVEPDEVREFLAPIEIEDVHGVGPVRARELREMGIDTAGDLAAADPYELVERFGERGRELHRRARGVDNRPVEPRGKPKSLSRESSFDGATDDFERVREQARTLGEAVADRATRKDAFYRTIGVKVVTPPYDVHTRAESLPGPVDDPDLVEDVTQDLLDEFADERVRKVGVRVSNLDFSEREQANLDGFADADASGDGDGTLDRGRYDRDREDDQSDRDGQVSLGDFE; the protein is encoded by the coding sequence ATGCCCGCCGGCGAGCGACTCCCAGGGGCGCCAGACCGCGCGGAGCGCATCGTCCTCCACGTCGACATGGACTGCTTCTACGCCTCCTGCGAGCGCCTGCGGGAACCCGAACTCGAGGGGGAGCCACTCGTCGTCGGGATGGGGTACGAGGCCGGCGAGACCATCGGCGCCGTCGCGACCGCGAGCTACGAGGCCCGGGAGTACGGCGTCGAGAGCGCGCAGGCCATCGGCGCGGCCCTCGACAACCTCCCGCGGAAGGCCGAGGAACCCGACGACCCGGACGCCGGCTACTACCGTCCCGTCGACATGGACTTCTACCAGGAAGTCGGCGGCGAGGTCAAGGAGATTCTGTACGAACTCGGGGACACCGTCCGCGAGGTGAGCATCGACGAGGCGTATCTCGACGTCACCGAGCGCACCGCCTGGGACGTCGCCGAGGGGTTCGGCCGCCACGTCAAACAGCGCATCCAGCGGGAGGTCGGCGTCCCCGCGAGCGTCGGCGTCGCCCCGGACATGAGCACCGCGAAACTCGCCAGCGACCACGACAAGCCCGACGGCCTCGTCGTCGTCGAACCCGACGAGGTCCGGGAGTTCCTCGCGCCCATCGAGATCGAGGACGTCCACGGCGTCGGCCCGGTCCGTGCCCGCGAACTCCGTGAGATGGGTATCGACACCGCGGGCGACCTGGCTGCCGCCGACCCGTACGAACTCGTTGAGCGCTTCGGTGAGCGCGGCCGGGAACTCCACCGGCGCGCCCGCGGCGTCGACAACCGCCCTGTCGAACCCCGCGGGAAGCCCAAGAGCCTCTCCCGGGAGTCCTCCTTCGACGGCGCGACCGACGACTTCGAGCGCGTCCGCGAGCAGGCTCGGACGCTCGGCGAGGCCGTCGCCGACCGCGCCACCCGCAAGGACGCCTTCTACCGCACCATCGGCGTCAAGGTCGTCACGCCGCCGTACGACGTCCACACGCGCGCCGAGTCGCTGCCCGGTCCCGTCGACGACCCCGACCTCGTGGAGGACGTCACCCAGGACCTCCTCGACGAGTTCGCCGACGAACGCGTCCGGAAGGTCGGCGTCCGCGTCTCGAACCTGGACTTCTCGGAGCGCGAGCAGGCGAACCTCGACGGCTTCGCGGACGCCGACGCCAGCGGTGACGGCGACGGCACGCTCGACCGCGGGCGCTACGACCGGGACCGAGAGGACGACCAGTCGGACCGCGACGGACAGGTGTCACTCGGCGACTTCGAGTAG
- a CDS encoding GTP cyclohydrolase III produces MTNTQVTLVQLDNYGPWTVTPSPRREVDLQTLQSRLYADLSQAFGMRDGYVFFTRFDNMLAVTNGLDLEDHARIQESIRNRYPVTVSLSIGTGASPADGLVDATAALQDQGSAQDADRTEALLGQPIEESERSDDDVQIAHFDVVDATGKYTDELDAFSSFIHIEQGYAELMKYMHDAHDSLSFFVGGDNIIAVCPALTEADYADAIAHVREAAGVDLRVGVGHGVSPHDAGMGAKHALEDAREEDSVVEILPGQ; encoded by the coding sequence GTGACGAACACGCAGGTTACGCTCGTCCAACTCGACAACTACGGCCCGTGGACCGTGACGCCGTCACCGCGCCGCGAAGTCGACCTCCAGACGCTCCAGTCGCGGCTGTACGCCGACCTCTCGCAGGCGTTCGGCATGCGCGACGGCTACGTCTTCTTCACGCGCTTCGACAACATGCTCGCGGTGACCAACGGACTCGACCTCGAGGACCACGCGCGCATCCAGGAGTCCATCCGGAACCGCTACCCAGTCACCGTCAGCCTCTCCATCGGCACGGGGGCCTCCCCGGCGGACGGCCTCGTGGACGCCACCGCCGCGCTCCAGGACCAGGGGAGCGCCCAGGACGCCGACCGCACCGAGGCGCTGCTCGGCCAGCCCATCGAGGAGTCCGAGCGCAGCGACGACGACGTCCAGATCGCGCACTTCGACGTCGTCGACGCCACCGGCAAGTACACCGACGAACTCGACGCGTTCTCCTCGTTCATCCACATCGAACAGGGGTACGCGGAACTGATGAAGTACATGCACGACGCCCACGACTCTCTGTCCTTCTTCGTCGGCGGGGACAACATCATCGCGGTCTGTCCGGCGCTCACCGAGGCCGACTACGCCGACGCCATCGCACACGTCCGCGAGGCGGCGGGCGTCGACCTCCGGGTCGGCGTGGGCCACGGCGTCTCCCCCCACGACGCCGGCATGGGCGCAAAACACGCCCTCGAGGACGCCCGCGAAGAGGACTCGGTCGTCGAGATCCTCCCCGGCCAGTAG
- a CDS encoding response regulator → MAAPLTILLVEDHPGDVRLVEEAFAESDLHIDLHAVTDGEAALEFIDRDGEYVNAPRPDVAFLDLVMPAPDGEDLLHAIKHHPELGHVPVIILTGMDEEYVESQDLDHDADEDGVLQKPFDIEEFRDLLAEFEGVALPIARAGD, encoded by the coding sequence ATGGCTGCCCCCCTAACGATCCTCCTCGTCGAGGACCATCCGGGAGACGTGCGCCTCGTCGAAGAGGCGTTCGCCGAATCTGACCTCCACATCGACCTCCACGCCGTCACTGACGGGGAAGCTGCCCTGGAGTTCATCGACCGTGACGGTGAGTACGTGAACGCACCCCGTCCAGATGTCGCGTTCCTGGATCTCGTGATGCCGGCGCCCGATGGAGAGGACCTCCTCCACGCGATCAAACACCATCCCGAACTCGGCCACGTCCCAGTGATCATCCTCACCGGTATGGACGAGGAGTACGTCGAATCCCAGGACCTCGACCACGACGCAGACGAGGATGGAGTCCTCCAGAAGCCGTTCGATATAGAGGAGTTTCGCGACCTGCTCGCGGAGTTCGAGGGCGTAGCACTCCCGATCGCCCGAGCCGGGGACTGA
- a CDS encoding multiprotein bridging factor aMBF1 — translation MVQCEMCGADVPNPKTVKVEGAELDVCGDCADFGTEVEQQSSSTTSTKYSTSSSSGGSSGSSGGSSGSSGGRRRRDMFDEMEELAGDYDERIRNAREAEGLSQEELADDLNEKASVIRKLERGASLPSDDVREKVEKRLGIVLTESGDTSDEEWSSESDSAGLTLGDKVRRKGDDS, via the coding sequence ATGGTTCAGTGCGAGATGTGTGGTGCTGACGTTCCGAACCCGAAGACCGTGAAGGTCGAGGGAGCGGAGTTGGACGTCTGCGGCGACTGCGCAGACTTCGGCACGGAGGTCGAACAGCAGTCCTCCAGCACTACCAGCACGAAGTACTCGACGTCCTCGTCGTCGGGCGGCTCCTCCGGTTCGTCTGGCGGATCCTCCGGGTCCTCGGGCGGCCGGCGCCGCCGGGACATGTTCGACGAGATGGAGGAACTGGCCGGCGACTACGACGAGCGCATCCGGAACGCTCGCGAGGCGGAGGGGCTCAGCCAGGAGGAACTGGCCGACGACCTCAACGAGAAGGCCAGCGTCATCCGGAAACTCGAGCGCGGCGCCAGCCTCCCGAGCGACGACGTCCGCGAGAAGGTCGAGAAGCGTCTCGGCATCGTCCTCACGGAGTCCGGCGACACGAGCGACGAGGAGTGGTCCTCCGAGAGCGACAGCGCGGGGCTCACCCTCGGCGATAAGGTCCGCCGGAAGGGCGACGACAGCTAG
- a CDS encoding HalOD1 output domain-containing protein, with protein sequence MRDTQEFFYEPGEDEPLSTAVVTAVAEAHHEDVLEQEWVISNDINADALDGLFQENNLKMTLQFEADSTTATIVADKNGDPVVKIESHR encoded by the coding sequence GTGAGAGATACTCAGGAGTTCTTCTACGAACCCGGCGAGGATGAACCGCTAAGCACAGCAGTCGTCACGGCGGTTGCAGAGGCACACCACGAAGATGTACTCGAGCAAGAGTGGGTCATCAGTAACGATATCAACGCAGACGCACTCGACGGGCTCTTCCAAGAGAACAATCTCAAGATGACCCTCCAGTTCGAGGCGGATTCGACGACCGCGACTATCGTTGCCGACAAGAACGGAGATCCAGTCGTCAAAATCGAGTCGCACCGGTAA
- a CDS encoding CDP-alcohol phosphatidyltransferase family protein, whose translation MTLDRFRPVADRALRPWVRGAKAVGATPNAISVVAFALAVGAGAAFYVATPLAYAVGALLVFLNGWLDLLDGALARDLGTDSLAGDLLDHVLDRYADVIVVAGLAAGIGRYDLGLAAVTGVLLTSYLGTQAQAVGLDRVYGGLLGRADRLALVGFVGGLTVFVPTVAGFTLVAWLLGLFAVVGHLTAVQRFVSAWRQLV comes from the coding sequence CGCGCGCTGCGACCGTGGGTCAGGGGCGCGAAGGCGGTCGGCGCGACGCCGAACGCGATAAGCGTCGTCGCGTTCGCGCTCGCCGTCGGGGCGGGCGCGGCGTTCTACGTCGCCACGCCGCTGGCGTACGCCGTCGGTGCCCTCCTCGTCTTCCTGAACGGCTGGCTCGACCTGCTCGACGGCGCGCTCGCGCGGGACCTCGGCACAGACTCGCTGGCCGGGGACCTCCTCGACCACGTGCTCGACCGGTACGCCGACGTGATCGTCGTCGCCGGGCTCGCCGCCGGCATCGGGCGCTACGACCTCGGACTCGCCGCCGTCACGGGCGTCCTGCTCACCTCCTACCTCGGCACGCAGGCGCAGGCGGTCGGCCTCGACCGGGTGTACGGTGGCCTGCTCGGGCGCGCGGACCGCCTCGCGCTCGTCGGGTTCGTCGGCGGTCTCACTGTGTTCGTTCCGACTGTCGCCGGGTTCACGCTGGTCGCGTGGCTGCTCGGGCTGTTCGCGGTCGTCGGCCACCTCACGGCGGTCCAGCGCTTCGTCTCCGCGTGGCGGCAACTCGTGTAA
- a CDS encoding DUF5789 family protein, with amino-acid sequence MPDDNQRRGENEADEERRQPEREREEVRDRAREDQAMSGDPGGRLNELDEALESQDYPTTTDELVEAYGDYEVETQHGTQSLEEVLASTDDQTYESADDARSRILGLVNR; translated from the coding sequence GTGCCAGATGACAACCAACGCCGAGGCGAGAACGAGGCGGACGAAGAGCGACGCCAGCCAGAACGGGAGCGAGAGGAAGTACGTGACCGTGCCCGAGAGGACCAGGCGATGTCGGGCGACCCTGGTGGGCGACTCAACGAGCTCGATGAAGCACTCGAGAGCCAGGACTATCCGACCACGACCGACGAACTGGTCGAGGCCTATGGCGACTACGAGGTCGAGACTCAGCACGGGACGCAGTCCCTCGAGGAAGTGCTAGCGTCGACTGACGACCAGACGTACGAGTCCGCCGATGACGCTCGAAGCCGGATACTGGGACTGGTCAATCGATAG
- the tpiA gene encoding triose-phosphate isomerase, whose amino-acid sequence MFVLVNLKAYPCDPVAVAAAARDVAAETETTIAVAPQTADLARVAETGATTYAQHVDAVEHGSHTGSVLAESVADNGATGTLLNHSEHRRKLADIDGSLDAAGRVDLDTVVCANNPEQVAAAAALGPDAVAVEPPELIGTGTPVSQADPDIVEDAVAAAEAVDPGVDVYCGAGISTGDDLAAARDLGATGVLLASGVAKADDPRAALEDLVEPLA is encoded by the coding sequence GTGTTCGTACTCGTCAACCTGAAGGCCTACCCCTGCGACCCGGTCGCGGTCGCGGCGGCCGCACGGGACGTCGCCGCAGAGACAGAGACGACTATCGCCGTCGCGCCCCAGACCGCGGACCTCGCGCGGGTCGCGGAGACGGGCGCGACGACCTACGCCCAGCACGTCGACGCCGTCGAGCACGGCAGCCACACGGGCAGCGTGCTCGCGGAGTCCGTCGCGGACAACGGCGCGACCGGGACGCTGCTCAATCACTCCGAGCACCGCCGCAAACTCGCGGACATCGACGGCAGCCTCGACGCCGCCGGGCGCGTCGACCTCGACACCGTCGTCTGCGCGAACAACCCCGAGCAGGTCGCGGCCGCCGCGGCGCTCGGCCCGGACGCCGTCGCTGTGGAACCCCCCGAACTCATCGGCACCGGGACGCCGGTCTCGCAGGCCGACCCGGACATTGTCGAGGACGCGGTCGCCGCCGCCGAGGCGGTCGACCCGGGCGTCGACGTCTACTGCGGTGCGGGCATCAGCACGGGCGACGATCTGGCCGCGGCGCGCGACCTCGGTGCGACCGGCGTGTTGCTCGCGAGCGGCGTGGCGAAGGCCGACGACCCGCGGGCGGCACTCGAAGACCTCGTCGAGCCGCTCGCCTGA
- a CDS encoding PQQ-dependent sugar dehydrogenase, with protein sequence MTGRQLSRRALLQTGTALGVAGVLAGCLDDTGGNAAQPTTAEDGTTSGTTSLPDSVGTEFVAGGFAAPLGVEFAPGDTERTFVADQVGVVHVVESGGVRDQPLLDVRDRMVALSGYEERGLLGFAFHPEFDSNGRLFVRYSAPPADDTPDDYSHTFVLSEFRVGEDLEADPSSERRLLELPEPQSNHNAGSVVFGPDGYLYVGVGDGGAGSDVGTGHVSDWYDGNEGGNGQDVTSNLLGSVLRLDVDETGDGAPYAVPEDNPLVGEPGLDEQYAWGFRNPWRLSFAGETLFVADVGENRYEEVNVVERGGNYGWNVREGTRCFGADSPGSPPEDCPSETPEGDPLRDPVIEYSHSGGDVEGVSVIGGYRYAGDAVPALDGRYVFGDWQSGGDVFVATPVDDGLWPVKSVSLEHAGENPPGQYLLAFGRDHEDELYVATTAAAAPSGESGAVHRLGSSD encoded by the coding sequence ATGACTGGCCGCCAACTCTCCCGTCGGGCGCTCCTCCAGACGGGTACGGCGCTCGGGGTCGCTGGCGTCCTCGCGGGCTGTCTCGACGACACCGGCGGGAACGCGGCCCAGCCGACGACAGCCGAGGACGGGACGACGTCCGGAACCACGTCGCTCCCCGACAGCGTCGGCACCGAGTTCGTGGCGGGCGGGTTCGCCGCCCCGCTCGGCGTCGAGTTCGCACCCGGCGACACCGAGCGTACGTTCGTCGCCGACCAGGTCGGCGTCGTCCACGTCGTGGAGTCGGGCGGCGTCCGCGACCAGCCGTTGCTCGACGTCCGCGACCGCATGGTCGCGTTGAGCGGCTACGAGGAACGCGGCCTCCTCGGGTTCGCCTTCCACCCGGAGTTCGACTCGAACGGTCGCCTGTTCGTCCGGTACAGTGCGCCCCCGGCCGACGACACCCCGGACGACTACAGTCACACGTTCGTCCTCTCGGAGTTCCGGGTGGGCGAGGACCTGGAGGCGGACCCGTCCAGCGAGCGGCGCCTGCTCGAACTCCCCGAACCCCAGTCGAACCACAACGCCGGTAGCGTCGTGTTCGGCCCCGACGGCTACCTCTACGTCGGCGTGGGCGACGGCGGCGCGGGCAGCGACGTGGGCACGGGCCACGTCTCGGACTGGTACGACGGGAACGAGGGCGGCAACGGCCAGGACGTGACGTCGAATCTGCTCGGGAGCGTGCTCCGCCTCGACGTCGACGAGACTGGCGACGGCGCGCCCTACGCGGTCCCCGAGGACAACCCGCTGGTCGGCGAGCCGGGCCTCGACGAGCAGTACGCCTGGGGGTTCCGCAACCCGTGGCGGCTGTCGTTCGCCGGGGAGACGCTGTTCGTCGCGGACGTCGGCGAGAACCGGTACGAGGAGGTGAACGTCGTCGAGCGCGGCGGCAACTACGGCTGGAACGTCCGGGAGGGAACCCGCTGTTTCGGCGCGGACTCCCCGGGGTCGCCTCCCGAGGACTGCCCCTCGGAGACGCCCGAGGGCGACCCTCTCCGCGACCCCGTGATCGAGTACTCTCACTCCGGCGGTGACGTCGAGGGCGTCTCCGTCATCGGCGGCTACCGCTACGCTGGGGACGCCGTGCCCGCACTCGACGGACGGTACGTCTTCGGTGACTGGCAGTCCGGGGGCGACGTGTTCGTCGCGACGCCCGTCGACGACGGGCTGTGGCCGGTCAAGTCGGTGTCGCTGGAACACGCCGGCGAGAACCCGCCGGGCCAGTACCTGCTGGCGTTCGGTCGCGACCACGAGGACGAACTGTACGTCGCGACGACAGCCGCCGCCGCACCATCGGGCGAGAGTGGTGCGGTCCACAGACTCGGCTCCAGCGACTGA